The following coding sequences lie in one Montipora foliosa isolate CH-2021 chromosome 11, ASM3666993v2, whole genome shotgun sequence genomic window:
- the LOC137976771 gene encoding uncharacterized protein: MKSRIPLALVVRINAGKVCLKPCTVVLRIPPLHNWRPIFGQLSSRGENYEFRCSLVICCAFNTELSSDEKCAIERDRVVKIVEEAGEALSFVDGSKIYVEKYESDLKQLFWKGLKPSIKDKVRHKKDECKTFGELLSVARYGEREIDLSPVPARVVKSHGDRDFGCANGVEHEIHLREELPFKEPYRKVPLGQLEEFRDAIGDLLDTGVISKSKSPYASPVVLVKKKDKTLRVCVDFRKLNARTVKDSYPIPRISETLQAFSGAEWF, encoded by the exons ATGAAGTCGCGGATCCCTCTCGCGCTCGTTGTTAGAATAAACGCCGGGAAAGTTTGTTTAAAACCGTGTACCGTGGTTTTACGGATTCCACCGCTACATAATTGGCGCCCGATATTTGGACAGCTTAGTTCCCGCGGAGAGAATTACGAGTTTCGTTGCAGTCTGGTTATTTGTTGTGCATTCAATACGGAACTTTCAAGCGACGAAAAATGTGCTATCGAGAGGGACCGCGTTGTTAAAATCGTGGAAGAAGCAGGAGAAGCACTCTCTTTCGTGGATGGGAGTAAAATTTACGTAGAAAAGTATGAGAGCGACCTCAAACAATTGTTTTGGAAGGGTCTGAAACCTTCAATCAAAGATAAGGTGAGGCACAAAAAGGACGAATGCAAGACCTTTGGCGAACTTCTTTCCGTCGCTCGATATGGAGAGCGAGAGATCGATTTGTCGCCTGTTCCTGCACGAGTCGTCAAGTCTCA TGGCGATAGGGACTTTGGTTGTGCAAACGGTGTAGAGCATGAGATCCATTTAAGAGAAGAGTTGCCATTTAAAGAGCCGTACCGCAAGGTCCCTCTTGGACAGCTGGAGGAGTTTCGAGATGCTATCGGTGATCTGTTGGATACCGGTGTGATTTCCAAATCCAAGAGCCCTTATGCATCCCCAGTGGTACTGGTGAAGAAGAAGGACAAGACCCTCAGAGTGTGTGTGGACTTTCGAAAGCTGAACGCTAGAACTGTGAAAGACTCGTATCCAATTCCTCGCATTTCAGAAACACTGCAAGCTTTCAGTGGTGCTGAATGGTTTTGA
- the LOC137976772 gene encoding uncharacterized protein: MSKCKLFQRKLTYLGHVISAAGVEPDPEKTKVLEDWRLNPPKNSQQLQTFLGFAGYYRSFVKNGGEGNRDVLSEEQHVRPFLDPLKPLQGDGFACSHESFQAICQAYSVDALGDESAELPAIEAVGARPEELDNDLPAYPTSLQPWHLNLVHDWAELQRNDPSLAKVLRYLRGGQPPAGSELKKENAEVVQLIREWDRLSIRDNVLLRRRLTDGHETLQLILPAEFRNQALKGLHDDVGHPGRYCTLNLVRSRFNWPFMATHIKKYVAPCGRCIPRKAPDPPRAPMKSFIAKEPMELLAIDFLSLDKGNGGFENILVVTDSFTKFS; encoded by the exons ATGTCCAAGTGTAAACTTTTCCAGCGCAAGCTGACTTACCTTGGTCATGTTATTAGTGCAGCCGGTGTGGAACCTGATCCAGAAAAGACCAAAGTCTTGGAGGACTGGCGGCTTAACCCACCAAAGAATTCACAGCAACTTCAGACATTCCTGGGATTTGCGGGATATTATCGCTCCTTCGTGAAGAA TGGTGGAGAGGGTAATCGGGACGTCCTGTCTGAAGAGCAGCATGTGAGACCCTTCTTGGACCCCCTGAAACCACTTCAGGGAGATGGCTTTGCCTGCTCACACGAGTCCTTTCAGGCCATCTGTCAGGCCTATTCAGTAGATGCTCTTGGTGACGAATCAGCAGAATTGCCAGCTATTGAAGCTGTGGGTGCCAGGCCAGAGGAACTGGATAATGACCTACCGGCATATCCAACCTCTCTACAACCCTGGCATTTGAACTTGGTCCACGACTGGGCGGAGCTTCAAAGGAATGATCCAAGTCTTGCAAAGGTGCTAAGGTACTTGAGGGGTGGGCAACCCCCAGCAGGGTCCGAGTTGAAGAAGGAAAATGCCGAGGTTGTACAACTAATTAGAGAGTGGGATCGCCTTTCCATTAGAGACAATGTGCTGCTGCGCCGACGCCTAACAGATGGGCACGAAACATTACAGTTAATCTTACCAGCAGAATTTCGCAATCAAGCACTTAAGGGTCTACATGATGATGTTGGCCATCCTGGGAGATATTGCACCTTAAACCTTGTTCGTTCTCGGTTCAACTGGCCATTCATGGCAACCCACATTAAGAAGTACGTAGCTCCTTGTGGAAGGTGTATTCCGCGTAAGGCTCCGGATCCTCCTAGAGCTCCCATGAAATCATTTATTGCAAAGGAACCAATGGAACTGCTTGCCATAGACTTCCTTTCTTTAGACAAAGGAAACGGCGGGTTTGAGAACATTCTGGTTGTCACAGACAGTTTCACTAAATTCTCATAG